The Magnetospirillum sp. XM-1 genomic interval GGATGTCAACCTCCGTGCCACCCTGGTCCTCGGCCAGTGGGCCGCGTCGCGGGATAAGCCCCTGATCTTCCTGTCCAGCGGTTCCGTTTATGGCGAAACCACGGAGCCGGTGGATGAGGACGCCCCCATGAGCGTCCGGCCGCTGGGTGGGCTCTATGGTCTGAGCAAGCAACTGGCCGAACAGGCCCTCGCTCATCTTGCCGCCCAGGGCTTGCTGCGCACCGTTATCCGCCCGACGGCCGTCTATGGCTGGGGCATGCCCGGCGGCAAACTGGTGGCGGACTTCCTGGCCCGGGCCCGCGCCGGAGATGTTCTGGAAGTCGCGCCTCCCGCCGCCGACAGCGTCAATCTGGTCCATGCCTTTGATGTGGCGAGGGCGGTGGCCGCGGTCCTGGAGGCGCCGTCGTCGGGAGTCTTCAATGTGGCCGGTCCGGGCCAGGTGTCCGTGGGCGATCTGGCCCGCGCCTGTGTGCGGGTCGCCGGATCGGGGAGTGTGCGGGAATTGGAGGGCGAGGCCGGGCGGCCACCTGTCGACCGATTCCGACTGAAGGGCTCGCGTGCGGCTGCCGCTTTGGGTTACACACCTCGGGTCGGGCTCGAGGAGGGCCTGGGCCTCATGTTGCATCAAGCCTGCCTGCCCGAGGGGGGGCTCCCATGAAACGCTGGCAAGACACGCTGGTTTCTCCCACGACGCCGGTCTTCGACGCGATCAAGGCGCTGGACCTCGGCGCCATGCAGATCGTGCTGGTGGTCGACGGGCAATCCCGTCTGCTCGGCACCATCACCGACGGGGATATTCGCCGGGGCCTTCTGCGTGGACTCCCGCTGGATTCTCCTTCCAGCGAGGTCATGAACCCCCGGTTCCACCATGGTCGGGTGGAAGACGAGGCCAGCGTGCTGCTGGCCACCATGCGCCGCCTGCAAATCTCCCAGATGCCGTTGCTCGATGGCGACGGCCGGGTGGTCGGCCTGAAGACGCTGGAGCAGATGCTGGCTCTGGACGGCCGCGACAACTGGGTGGTGCTGATGGCGGGCGGCGAGGGCCGCCGTCTGCGTCCGCTGACTCAGGATGTTCCCAAGCCGTTGCTGCCCGTGGGACCGCGCCCCATCCTGGAGACTATTCTCAAGAACTTCATCGAGGCGGGCTTCAGGAACTTCTTCATCTCGGTGAATTACCGGGCCGAACAGGTCGAAAGCCATTTTGGCGACGGTTCGGCCCTCGGGGTTTCCATCCGTTACCTTCGCGAGGATCGGCAGTTGGGGACCGCCGGGGCTCTGGGCCTGTTGCCCGGCACGCCCTCGGAGCCGCTGATCGTCATGAATGGCGATATCTTGACCACCGTTGACTTCAAGCAGTTGCTGGCCTTCCACCGGGAACACCGGGTGGCAGCCACCATGGCCGTGCGGGAATACCATTTCGAGGTACCCTATGGGGTCGTCGAGGTGGAGGGGACCCGTCTCAAGGGCATTGAGGAAAAGCCGGTGGTGCGTAATTTCGTCAATGCCGGTATCTATGTCCTCAATCCAGAGGTGCTGGATCTGGTCAAGCCCGGACAGCCGCACAATATGCCGCAAATCTATCAGACCCTGATGGATGGCGGTCGGGACTGCGCCGTGTTTCCCATACGGGAATACTGGCTCGATATCGGCCGATTGGACGATTTCGATCGGGCCAACCTGGATTTCCACGATGTGTTCCGTTGAGGAATGCGCCGGATGTGGACGGGATAGGCCCGAGTTCGCCCCCCAGAGCCGTCTGGCGACGGAACAAGCCCCTCCGTCGTGTCGTTGCTGACAAGGTCACGTCATGAACATTCTTCTTCTTACCACTCCGATTCGCGTCCGGCCGACGAATTTCCCGCCCATTGGCGCGTTGTCCCTGTTGAAGGCAGCCCGCAAGAACGGGTTTCCCTCCGCCCAGTTCTACCATATCGACGGCAATCGCCCGGATTACGGCGCGGTGCTGGAGCACTTGGAAAAAGTGCGGCCGGATGTGGTGGGGATCAGCGCGGTTGTCTCCACCGCCTACGCCTATGCCAAACGCCTGTGCGGCGACATCAAGCGCCTGTTTCCCGACACCCTGGTGGTGGTCGGCGGCAACCTGGCGGCGTCGGCGGAAATCCTTCTGCGGAAGGCGGGGGCGGATCTGTGCTGTATCGGCGAGGGCGAGCGGGTCTTCGTGAACGTGCTGCGTCGCGCCGAGACCACGCGTCGTCCGGCCGACTTCCTCGACATTCCCGGTCTCGCCCTGCTCGACGGCGATGGCCGGTTGCGGACGACCGGCTTCGAAGCCCCGCTCAGCCGTGACGAGATCTACGACTATGACATCGCCGATCTGGTGGCGGCCTGCGATGACGTCGAGACCTATATCAATCCTCTGTTCATCGACGGTGAGTGCCAGTCATCGGAATTCAAGTTCGACCAGATGGCATGGCAGCCGCACCGTCGCGACAAAAAGCTGGCCATCATTCCCGGAGCCAAGGGATGTGTCGCCCGTTGCACCTTCTGTCATCGTTTCGACAAGGGGATCCGTTATATTCCCATCGACCGCATCATGCACCAGATCGAGACCCTGGTGCGCGACCACGATGTGGGCTTCATTTCGTTCGGCGACGAGAATTTCGGCACCGACAAGCGTTGGCTGACCGAATTGTGCGCCCGGCTGAAGCCGCTGGACCTGCTGTGGCGGGTGGGTGGCATGCGGGTCAACTGCGTGTCCCCCGAAATCATCGCCATGATGCAAGACGCCGGTTGCCGCTTCATCGCCTATGGGATGGAAACCGGCAGCCCGCGCATGCTGGAGGTGATGGAGAAGAAAACCACCATCGAGGACAACCGCAACGCCATCCGCTGGACCATCGAGGCGGGAATCCAGGCCCCCATCCAGATCGTCCTCGGCATGCCCGGCGAGACTCCCGAGACGGTGCGGGAGACCATCGAGTTCTGCAAATACGGCCAGACCCTTCGACCGGAACAGAACCCCAACGATCTCTCCATCAACTACGCCCAGGCCCTTCCCGGGACCCCCCTGTACGAATTCGCGCGTTCGTGCGGCCATATCCCTCTCGATCTCGATGGAGAGGAGAGATATCTCCTCTCCATTTCCGATCACGATGCCCACGACGAGGTGACCACACTCAATCTGACGGATTTTCCGTCGCTGATCTGTCAAAGCTGGCGGCCGCGGATGACGGTGGAGGTCAATTACGCCTATGTCGTCAAGTTCGGGCTGGGGCACTACCACAAGGTGCTGCTGAACGACGCCAATTATTTCAGGAAAAAGCGGAATGACGACGGCTATTTCGCCAACCCCAAGCGTCTGGTCGATACGTCCATGACGGTGGATTCCATGCATGGTTCCCGCGACGCCATGGAAGTGGATGATCAGAACGCCCTTCCCTCATTGTGGGCGTTGTTACGGCAGGGCAATCTCGGCTTGGCGATGATCTGCTATCCGATTCTGTTCCATCGTTTGCGTCGTCTGATCCCCCTGATGGTCTTGGCTAAAAACGCCAGGCGTGTGGGGGTTGGTTGCGCCGGGCGGCAGATTGCCGAAACCCTGCGGTGGTTGTTGCGCAGGAACTGGCGGGGCGGTCATTTCACCTACAAATCCCTCCGCAGGATCGTCAGGGAAGACATCGGTTCGATTTCCAGCGATCAGGATGAAATGGAAGTTCTTCGCCGGGGCCGGTGAAGGCCTGGAGGGGTGAGAGTGTATATGACTGGTTGTCGCGAGGTGTCCTGGTGAGCGTCCTAGAGATTTGGTTCGAACGCATGGGCGTTGGACACCTTCTGTTTGGATTGTTGCGATACGGAGTCCGTGACAAGGTGTTCATCTCGCCGGAGTGGAGTTCTTCAGCCGAAGAACTGGCGCGGATGATCGAGCGGCTGACCGGTCTGTCTGTGGCGCGTGCCCAGCGTTCGGTGCAATTCGCGGGCCCGGTCCAGGAAGGGCAGGCGTTGGTCTACAGTCAGGAACGCGGGCTGCTGGAGATTTCGGCGGCCTTCGCCGAGTCCTGCCCGACATCGCCCACATGGTGCCAGACGAAGGACTTCCGCCGGATCCTGGGGGCGTATTTCATCACCTTCAACCGACACGCCGTTGCTTTTGTCTCCGGCGTTGCCGCCAGTCTGGAAGGGCGCGCCGGGGTAAAGGCCATTTGCCACGTCGCCTTTCCCGTCGTCGGACGATTCACGGCGAGCCAGATGAACAAGCGGGCATCACCGGATTTCCGGGTGCGTGCCCTTCCGGCGCTTTCGGGCATGATCGAGTGCCTGCGTTTTCTCCCGGGCCATCCCCGCCACTGGCTCCGTCTCTTGGCCGGCCACCGCAACGAGACCTGTGCCGTGGACCCGCGTGCCCGCGAAAACGGTATCATTCTGGAGCAGGCCTCCTGGCCCAGTATCAACAGTCATCCCGATGGCGGCCACTTGTACTGGGAGCCGACCAGCGGGCTGGCTCCGGCCCAGGTTGTGCTGTATTGCGACCGTTCCGACGCAGTGGCCGATGAGCCACTGCGGCGCAAGGTGGCCGACAAGGGGTGGGGGTGGATCGATGGCGCCAGCATCCTTGCCCATCTTACCGATCCAAAGCGGGCCATCGCCGAGGCGTTCGGCCGGGCGAGCGGCCTGTTGCCACGCCGACCGGACGTGGTGGGCTGGATGCATTGGGTGTTGGCCGTATCGAACGGGGTGGCCTTCCGGGCCTATGGCGATCTCATGCGCCGCCACAATGTTGCGGCCATTCACCACTACGCTGATTTCGGCCCCGAGGCCGTGACCCTGCGTCTGGCCGCCAATCAGGCCAATGCCATCGTGGTCTGGGGATTGTGGTCCGTATTGCCGTTTCTGATCGCCCGGCACTTCTGGGCCAGCGCCGATCTGATCCCCGCCTGGGGTCCCTATGACCGGGATTACTTTCCCGCGGCGGGGACCAATTTTAAGGCGATCGTCGAGGTGGGGCCGGTAGGCTCGGATAGTGTCGCCGTTGGTGATGCAGCCAGGGCGGATACCTTGCGCGCCCGTCTGTCGCCGACAACACGCTTTGTCATCGCCGGGTTCGATACCTCTCATCACCCGCTGGCCTATAACTCCGAAGATCACGTGCTGCGCTTCATCGAAGCGGCGGTCGACATGGTCGAGCGGCACGAAGACTGGGCTCTGATAATCAAGCCGAAGAAGTCGCAGCCCGGTCGATACGGAGCCGCCCTTGGCAGGCGTCTGGATGCGCTGGTGGATCAAGGGCGCTGCTTGATCACGGAGCCGAAAGAAAAGGTGGGAGTGGTCGGTCTCGCCGCCGACCTGGTCATCGGCTATCCCATCAATACCGCAGCGGTTCTTGCAAGCCTCCGCGGCCGTCCCTTGGTCCAGTTGGACTTGACCGGACTGGTGCATTGCCCATTGCGAGAGTCCGGTATCGCCGCCGGTCTCGTCCACACGACGGTCGAATCTTTTTGCCAGGCGGTCGAACGAGTGGCCGCCGGTGATTCCAGTATCGGCGATGTGGGCGTGTGGCGCTCCTGGATCGATGGGTTTTGTGACGGCATGGGGCCGGCGCGGGCGGGCAAACTGATCGGTGACTATATGCGCCTGAGGGCCGAGCACGGCCACGACAAGGCCCTGGACCTGGCCGTCGAGCGTTATGCCGAGGCGGAAGGTGAAAGTCGGGTCCGGCGGCCGAACGCGGCTACCGGCGGCCTGTGGGACGTGGAGTGGAAGCACTATCGGCAGACGGCAGTGGAGAGACATTGATGTCCGCGACCGGATCTGGCCGTATCCTTGCCCTGATCTGTGCCCGTGGCGGCTCTAAGGGGTTGCCCGGCAAGAATATCCGGCAACTGGCAGGGCGTCCCGTTATCGCCTGGTCGGTGGAGGCTGCGATGGGAGCCTCCCTGGTCGATCGCGTGGTGGTCAGCACCGACGATCCCGCCATCGCCGAGGCCGCGCGGGCCGCTGGAGCCGAAGTACCGTTCCTGCGGCCGGTGGAACTGGCGTCGGACACGGCCGATATTTACGACGCGATCTTCCACGCCCTCGATAACTTGGAGGAAGAGCCCAGCCACGTGGTTCTGCTGCAGGCCACCTCGCCGCTGCGCATCGCCGCCGATATCGACGGCTGTATCCGCCTTTGCCTGGAGCGCGCCGCTCCGGCGGCGGCTACCTTGTGCGAGCCGGGCAAGAATCCCTACTGGATGTTTCTCATGGATTCCGACGGCACCACCCGGCCGCTGATACCTCGAGACGATGAGGGTCGTCGCCGTCAGGACCTTCCCGAGGCCTGGGCACCCAACGGCGCCGTCTACGTCGCCGAGACCGGCTGGCTGCGGCGCGAGCGGAATTTCTGGAAAGCGGGCGTTACCTTGGGCTATGTCATGCCCACGGAGCGTTCGGTCGATATCGATAGTCTTCTGGATTTTCGTCTGGCCGAATTGCTGATGAGCGATCGCCTGGAGGCGAAAACCGACTAAACAGGACGGTTTCACCATGTACGATATTCGGTTCTTCCGCGCGTCCAAAGAGATCAAGGACGACATCGTCGATGACGACGGATTCTCGCTATGAGCCGGGCCGTCGCCATCATTCCCGCCCGGGGCGGCTCCAAGGGCATCCTGCGCAAGAACCTGCGCGAGGTGGGCGGCGCGCCGCTGGTGGTCCACACCATCCGCCAAGCCTTGGCGTCAAGCTCGGTTGACCGAGTCTATGTCAGCACGGATGACGCGGAAATCCGCGACGTGTCCGAGGCCGCCGGCGCCCACGTCATCCACCGGCCCGAGGACATTTCCGGCGACACGGTCAGTTCCGAAGCGGTGATCCACCACGCCTTGCCGGTGATGCGCGCGGCCGGGGAATTCGATCTGGTGGTCTTCTTGCAGGCCACCGCGCCGCTGCGGGCCAAGGGCGATATCGATGGCGCGGTAGCGACCCTGAACCGCGAGGAGGCTGATTCCCTGCTGTCGGTGTCGCGCTCCCATCGCTTTCTCTGGCGCCAGGGAGCCCAGGGTCCCGAAGCCATCAACTACGACCCCGCCCACCGCCCGCGTCGCCAGGACCTGGAAGCCCAGTTCGTGGAGAACGGCT includes:
- a CDS encoding radical SAM protein, which produces MNILLLTTPIRVRPTNFPPIGALSLLKAARKNGFPSAQFYHIDGNRPDYGAVLEHLEKVRPDVVGISAVVSTAYAYAKRLCGDIKRLFPDTLVVVGGNLAASAEILLRKAGADLCCIGEGERVFVNVLRRAETTRRPADFLDIPGLALLDGDGRLRTTGFEAPLSRDEIYDYDIADLVAACDDVETYINPLFIDGECQSSEFKFDQMAWQPHRRDKKLAIIPGAKGCVARCTFCHRFDKGIRYIPIDRIMHQIETLVRDHDVGFISFGDENFGTDKRWLTELCARLKPLDLLWRVGGMRVNCVSPEIIAMMQDAGCRFIAYGMETGSPRMLEVMEKKTTIEDNRNAIRWTIEAGIQAPIQIVLGMPGETPETVRETIEFCKYGQTLRPEQNPNDLSINYAQALPGTPLYEFARSCGHIPLDLDGEERYLLSISDHDAHDEVTTLNLTDFPSLICQSWRPRMTVEVNYAYVVKFGLGHYHKVLLNDANYFRKKRNDDGYFANPKRLVDTSMTVDSMHGSRDAMEVDDQNALPSLWALLRQGNLGLAMICYPILFHRLRRLIPLMVLAKNARRVGVGCAGRQIAETLRWLLRRNWRGGHFTYKSLRRIVREDIGSISSDQDEMEVLRRGR
- a CDS encoding NAD(P)-dependent oxidoreductase — encoded protein: MIGVTGASGLIGRHLLALLARNGHAVTATSRCRPEADVAWYPSELAEWRHPDQLDGLFAHADAVVHLGAALPGADAAALMDVNLRATLVLGQWAASRDKPLIFLSSGSVYGETTEPVDEDAPMSVRPLGGLYGLSKQLAEQALAHLAAQGLLRTVIRPTAVYGWGMPGGKLVADFLARARAGDVLEVAPPAADSVNLVHAFDVARAVAAVLEAPSSGVFNVAGPGQVSVGDLARACVRVAGSGSVRELEGEAGRPPVDRFRLKGSRAAAALGYTPRVGLEEGLGLMLHQACLPEGGLP
- a CDS encoding cytidylyltransferase domain-containing protein, with translation MSRAVAIIPARGGSKGILRKNLREVGGAPLVVHTIRQALASSSVDRVYVSTDDAEIRDVSEAAGAHVIHRPEDISGDTVSSEAVIHHALPVMRAAGEFDLVVFLQATAPLRAKGDIDGAVATLNREEADSLLSVSRSHRFLWRQGAQGPEAINYDPAHRPRRQDLEAQFVENGSIYVFKPWVLERFDNRLGGRIALYEMTASAAFDIDDEIDLVVIDLLMTRRFG
- a CDS encoding cytidylyltransferase domain-containing protein, with product MSATGSGRILALICARGGSKGLPGKNIRQLAGRPVIAWSVEAAMGASLVDRVVVSTDDPAIAEAARAAGAEVPFLRPVELASDTADIYDAIFHALDNLEEEPSHVVLLQATSPLRIAADIDGCIRLCLERAAPAAATLCEPGKNPYWMFLMDSDGTTRPLIPRDDEGRRRQDLPEAWAPNGAVYVAETGWLRRERNFWKAGVTLGYVMPTERSVDIDSLLDFRLAELLMSDRLEAKTD
- a CDS encoding nucleotidyltransferase family protein, whose protein sequence is MKRWQDTLVSPTTPVFDAIKALDLGAMQIVLVVDGQSRLLGTITDGDIRRGLLRGLPLDSPSSEVMNPRFHHGRVEDEASVLLATMRRLQISQMPLLDGDGRVVGLKTLEQMLALDGRDNWVVLMAGGEGRRLRPLTQDVPKPLLPVGPRPILETILKNFIEAGFRNFFISVNYRAEQVESHFGDGSALGVSIRYLREDRQLGTAGALGLLPGTPSEPLIVMNGDILTTVDFKQLLAFHREHRVAATMAVREYHFEVPYGVVEVEGTRLKGIEEKPVVRNFVNAGIYVLNPEVLDLVKPGQPHNMPQIYQTLMDGGRDCAVFPIREYWLDIGRLDDFDRANLDFHDVFR